From the Vibrio tubiashii ATCC 19109 genome, the window CTTACACTCCATGGTTTTTGAGGAGAGGTGGTTAGTATCAACGCCACCGAGAGTTACTTCTGCTGTGCGGTACCCTTCCGTTCCATTCGGCGCAATCTGCCAGTTTTCAAGCTGAGCGGTGACCGCTTCTAGCTGATTAGCATTGAACTGTTTAAGGGGTTTGTCTGCAAATACCTTACGCTCTATCAGGACCTCGACAAGGCGCTTAGGTAGCACTTTAGCCAAGGTGTTTTTCAGGCTCTGGTTTGGGTGCTTCTCTAGTGAGCGTTGCAGTAGCTCATTAACGTCAACTTCCGGAACTAGGTTGATAGTGACTTTTTGCCCCGCTTTCCAGAACGACGAGATTTGCAATACTGAAGGCCCCGATAAACCGCGGTGAGTAAACAGTAGTGCCTCTTTAAACACGGTTCCATCTTGAGCTGTGATTTCAGCCGGAATGGCAATACCAGACAACTCAGCAAACGCTTCTTTATCTTCTTTGTGCAAAGTGAAAGGCACAAGACCCGCACTGGTGGGTACAACGCTGAGATTAAACTGCTCTGCCACTTTATAACCAAATGGCGTCGCGCCCAGTTTCGGCATGGAAAGACCACCTGTCGCCACGACTAGCGACTCACATTCGATCACACTGGTATTGGCATGTAGCTCGAAGCCCGCCTCAGTCTTCTCGATATGATGGACATCTTGCTGATAACGTTGAGTCACGCTTGGTAAGTCACACTCAGCCAATAACATTTTAACGATGTCTTTTGAGTTGTAGTCACCGACACAAAATAGCTGGCCATGATCTCGCTCTTCAAACTCAATCCCATGTTTACTGACCATAGAGATAAAGTCCCAGTTGGTGTATTGAGACAGCGCAGATTTAACGAAATGAGGGTTCTGACACAGGAAGTTGTTGGCTGACACATCGTAATTAGTGAAGTTACAGCGACCGCCACCAGC encodes:
- a CDS encoding BaiN/RdsA family NAD(P)/FAD-dependent oxidoreductase yields the protein MTEKFDVVIIGAGAAGLMCAAEAGKRGRKVLVLDHAKKPGRKILIAGGGRCNFTNYDVSANNFLCQNPHFVKSALSQYTNWDFISMVSKHGIEFEERDHGQLFCVGDYNSKDIVKMLLAECDLPSVTQRYQQDVHHIEKTEAGFELHANTSVIECESLVVATGGLSMPKLGATPFGYKVAEQFNLSVVPTSAGLVPFTLHKEDKEAFAELSGIAIPAEITAQDGTVFKEALLFTHRGLSGPSVLQISSFWKAGQKVTINLVPEVDVNELLQRSLEKHPNQSLKNTLAKVLPKRLVEVLIERKVFADKPLKQFNANQLEAVTAQLENWQIAPNGTEGYRTAEVTLGGVDTNHLSSKTMECKQVKGLYFIGEVMDVTGWLGGYNFQWCWSSGFVAGQWV